tatagttaaatggtggaaagttgagattgcaacataccttgggtgggaaatagtggttTGGCCttgttttgaattcaaaactttGTTGTAAAAAAGTCCTTGGctaattcatattatttaaatggccaaacgactatttcccacccaaggtatgttgtaatgacaagtttccaccctttaactatggaaacaccaaatacctacCTATAGCCAGTTAAAAATAAccgtggtaagggtaaaatcgtcattttctctataatattaaaaaataaactaaaatataatctatttttaccctctaaactttaaaaactaaaattttctctcagcctaagtttaaaaaaatgacagtttcaccctaggatttggttttgaaatctccggttaTATCTCCaactccattgccgacgacctctccctcctgagacatcctctcctttcgactatttttttcctcccatttggagggtcGATCGGCGtcagagacgccttgggagacgaagaacttcgtcgttagggttctgttaaatttaatgggtcatgggtaggtatttgatatttttatagttaagttataaaaacttgtcattacaacatatcttgggtgggaaatatcgtttggcctatttaaatttctttagttTGGCAACTGGTTTGTACCTTTTTGAAATAGGCTTGAAATTGAATGCATTGGTGGGCCATTCGTGGTTGGAAGGTAGTTCGGTTGGGGACCAGTGGGGCTTCAAAGAGGCCCATCATTTTTAAGCGTCTAGTGCCAGGTGGACCTTAATTAGAGGTGAATAAGAGTCAACCCACGTTTATCTTAACGTTAGAAGGTTAGGTTGAGATTAGGCACGCTAAGGGGCCCTTTTTTTGACACGGCCTGCAGGGGTTTGGTAGGCACTGTAGTAATCGGTGGGTCAGCTGTGGGACGCCCAGGCCCAGCATGTCactataaactattttttaattaatttatgtggGAAATTCAAAAGTGCTCATTAATGTTACGGAAAATAAAGAAgtaataatgaatttattattaattttatggaaAAGCCAGAAGATAACACggagaatcaaaattttttaattatttatcactattcttataaaaaaaaaactaaaagattaGGATAAGAAATctaaaagatataattaaaaaattaaaatttaaaaaatatatataattaatggaCCAACCCATCAAAAGTCAACAGATCAACCCATTAAGGGTTTGACTTGTTATAGTTTGATGTAATATGAATCGTGTTATGGACCTATATATTTTTGTAGACTAGCTTGATATGAAGGTTCACAATTGTGCATGCCTTAGCTTTGACACGATCCACAAGTATGGTAGGTTATGTCAAAGATAGCTCAGCATGGCCTGATACAACCCACTATTGTGTCTAGTCGAGATGAAGCTCGACTCATTTGATTCAAGAAACAATATCATTAAagttagagaagaagaaaaattattcaaataaaaaaaaatgaatcacTAATAAAATAGACTTCAATGCAAAGATGTCGAGGAGACAAAAGGGTTCAAACCGGGCCAAGTTCGAGTTAAACAAAACAGCAAACCAAGCTGATTTTTACATATAGCTGGATAAAAAACGCAATATGCTTAGTATTGGGCATCCTGAAAGTGAGCCCAAAAATAGAAACTGAGAAAAGGCGTACCGGATGTTATGGGCAAAGTCGCAATGCTTATTTGGGTGGATGTTCATTTTAAGCAGGAATAtgattacaataaataaatcacACATAGGCTCTGCTCGAATCAcaatatttagtttgagtttaaattcgaatttattCAAATTGGTATACGATAAAAGGTTGCCGATGagattttttctaataatagaCCTCACAACTAATGTACATACTTATCACAAGCAAAAAAATTTACAGATGAAAAAGTGCAATTTGTGCTTGTGAATCTGACTAATATCACATCTTTTGCAGACTATTTAGGCTAAATCACACCCGCATAAGTAtgatttaggccaaatgacACCCATAGAGGTGTGATTTAGTCAAAATCGCATTGGGGCACAATCTAATAAGATCGTACTTTAGTTATAATTTCAACCATCATATCTCATCTTTGAGTGCAATCTACCCAAATTTGGTGTGAATTACACTAGGTCAAATGTAATATGGAGTGATGCGCCTTGGTTGATATGATTCAAGAAAAATCGGactatattattaacaataactTTCAATggtaagataataattttacaaaggTAAAATAGTAAGGATAATCTAAAAATTATCTGAGATCGAACTAGGACACTTTCAAGTTTTAGGtgacaaattataattttcaagaaGTGTGGGGCAAGAGTTCAAATCGTCTcctataatatttcaaaattaaatttttaacttatttgatataataattgtggACGTAATTATTGAACttgaaattttacttatttagtgTTGTCAGTTGAGCCTCAAAAAGACAATTCGATTTAATTAAGGTTTCGCTTGACATGAAcacatatgattgaatgtttttttaactaaaagaaaaagtaaatgattgaattaaactatgcatacaaacaaaatataaaaatttatctatataaactaaGGTGATAGTTTGTGATTTAGataatatgattgtttattttttctctcacttcaGAATCACTACATCAAGTTGTTTTAATAAGTCtacataatttgtttatttatatagtaTTTCTATAAACAATTAGATTGCGTAATCATATATTATCAGGGTatattaataagatttatttgtacatataatttttttttttttgcaaataatgtttagtttttataggcggctcgagttcggctcggctcgttttttgtTCGGCTCGACTCGGCtcagttcggctcgtttttcattattaaaacgacattgtttttaatatatatagatcaaaacgatgtcgttttgtataaaaaatttttaaaaaaaatctactgagccagttcgagctcgatcgagccaaGCAAAGCCCGGCTTggttcgactcgtttttcattatcaaaacgacattgcttttaatatatatagatcaaaacaatgtcattttgtataaaaaattttaaaaaaaaatctaccgagtcAAGTAAAGCTCGGTTCGTTTCGGGTTCAAATCGAGCcgagttgagcttgagcttgagctggctcggcttgAGTCCAGCCCTAGTTGATTCAATAGAAGGGGGATCCAACCCACTTTACGGTCAAATCGTTTGATCAATAATTAAATTGGTAAActattaaaaacattttatgtgtttttcattaaatatataattcaaatgattttaatattaaaataaatttagtttaatgatatatataaatatcggaaattaatagattaattttgggttcaaattccaatgatatttttattaattttgatttatttatattggtaGAGTAAACTCGGTGTTTTTTTTGCGCACTCATTTAAATCCTTCAGTTCAATTCACTCTAATCCACGATTCTCAAGTGTTAGTAAGTAACGATTAAATTGAGTTAGGATAATGGGTCCgatccaattttaaaatcatatataagatataaatagtttttttatgatataaatattagagaaattataataaatacctCGAATTAAAGGGTGTTAAGCAAAATTGTTCAAAACTCTAaggattaaacaaaaatgccttcaatttggaaaataactaaattgtccttatatataaacctcacATTTTCCATGGATTTACTGTTCAAATTCGGAGAAAAAATTGGATCTTCCATGAGTCTCCTACAGGTGCAAcgggttttcatctttttcatcgacttttcatgtttttcgataatcgaaaatgacaaataaggatagtacatcatctcattttttgtttgaatcaatttattgttaggagtATTGAGATTtaagggagattttgaggtttgaatgtttagggttctgattttgaacaatgcaaaaaatgttttgattcttgattgttttgcttgaatttcttaagaggttttgtgttattggatgtgtaaatttgatttgtgttgaaattagagacTGAAATGAGATCTTTGGCcgaaaaatgggttagatctgTCAGCGCTATAGTAATCTCCCACGGGCACCTGTGGGCACCTGTGGGATGAGGGGGAAATCtagcgttttcaaaattttagaggtaAGGGGAAGAGGAGGAGATCCATGGGGGTCTGTaggaaattttacactgaaccgtGGGACAGTCCGTGAAAATTGTtggttgggtggaaattgatttttttaaaactataggacTTGTAAGAGAtagactttgaacgaccatagTTTTTGATCCAGAAGGAGTTACGgggcctataatatatcaacgtgaaactcgttttgagctctataatGACAACCTGCTTTGCTGGTTGTGCtcaatttggaggcccaaataaaattgtttcagTGTGTGTtatgtgatttttttgttttactaaatttaggagtttcagtttttatgattttaagctTATTTGTGACTGagctagacttttttgatatgtagttttcaaatttgacatctgtctctttagttttgtgtttttctagacacgttttatgatgtaattataaaatttcagatCGATTTTTCGGTTTTTTCGTTCCTAAGAACTTGTAGTTTACGAAATTCAGatatgttttttcagattttagagtaattttttaattgttgacatctatagtatttcaatatatctatttgtttttaacatgttatttgaatcttttatatatattgtgtaatatcaaaatgtctctcatatttttctaacatttcatttcacccttaaattattatcaaatatccaaatatcCCCtatacatgacatacaaactagatttaacaaattaaattaaattgagttaaaatttatataactatttttttttacaaattgatttttttcgattcaaattcaaatatacgaatttcttcctttcaaactaacctgtagtaattgatattaagtaaaaatgagagtgagagtgagtgtttaagtgtatataatgaaagtgagagtgaaagagtttatatagatgtgatgaagggtaattctgatattttaaaaaaaaaattaggagatttttgcttaaaaatagaaaaaattgagatttttgtttggaaataaaaaattgaatatttttgcttaataaaagggtgaaatagtcattttaatttaatttccctaaatatTACCGTCAAAgggattcaaattgaattatctaactaaaattttatttcaaatcaaacaaaataccAAACCAAACTAGTTGAGTTCAAATCCAAACACTTCATTGAAGTTGTTCCATAATATATCACAGCCTTCATGCACTTGTTCAAGCCACATCTCGCCTCAAACACAACCAAATCCAGAATGGCCTCCgtagaaattgttcaagccaCTGAAGCCACCACTAGATCCATCAATGAGCCGCCCAGAATTTCTTTCTCTGCTGAATTTCTTGATGAAAACAGCTTCATTTCCATCAGCCCCCACTCTGAAACCAGTGAAAAAGACCAAGAAAAACCCAGAATCAATGCAGAATTTGAGTTTCTCTCCAACAACAATGGCAGTAGCCACACTATGTTGACTGCAGATGAGCTTTTTTTTGAAGGAAAGCTCCTCCCTTTCTGGCAAACACACCACTCGGAGCAGCTCAACAAGATCAGCTTGAAACCAAAAGATGCAGAAAAAGAAGTTAATAAAGAGGCAGCTGAAAATAGAGCAAGTTGGCTTGTTGATGATGACCCTTCTCCAAGGCCACCAAAGTGCACCGTTTTGTGGAAAGAGCTACTGAGGTTAAAGAAGCAAGGGGGTTCTtctttgtcatcatcttcttcttcctcttcaacatCATATTCTTCGAGCTCACTGACCGATGTGGCGGCGACAACAGAAGCAAAAGCGATGAAAGAAGGTGCTGGGAGCAGAGAGAAGCAGCAGGTTAAGAGGGTAAGCAAGGGACTGCAGAGAACAAGATCAGCTAGTATCAGAATAAGGCCAATTATAAATGTGCCTCTCTGCACACAAGTCAAGAGCAGTGCAGTGGCGCCACCATTTCTCTTCAAGAAAGGAAGATTAGAGAGGTGAATTGGGATTATAACATCCGGTGTATCGAATTGTCACATTTTTCTATTGAAGGAATCAAATCatgttttttaaagaaattgaacttttaaatttttttatctaaaacaaaaaaaaacaatcatgaattatcaatcgaaattttattttttaaaagaactgaactttcatattttttatctaaaacaaAATTCTATTGAACGGGGTCGaacttttgtatttttacatctaaaataaaataaacaattgtaattgtgtttatttaataaaaaatataatagttcaATCCCTATGataagaaaaacaacaaaattcaatgttttcaaaaaaaaaaattgatatttcggTACTTTTAGATATTGTAATTCGTATGTTTATTTCGTTAATTTCTTTCTACGTTCGACAAATTTTCCCCTGTTTTCTTGTTAGATTAATGTTGATAATGTTGGATAAGTTAAGATGTATTACAATGTAAATGccaactttttatattttgttgcatgtaattagcaaaaaaaatcttttctccTCTTTCCTTTCTGGTGCTAAAATGAAACAGCATTTCCATGGCTGCCATGGATGGTAGGAAGAATGTGAGCAGTCATGGCACATGCGGGATGCAGGGATTCTGAATCATGGGGTCCTACAAGAGAAAATTAAACTCAGCGAAAGCCAGACCAGAGGAATCTAATTAGTGTGGCCTCTGC
Above is a genomic segment from Mangifera indica cultivar Alphonso chromosome 3, CATAS_Mindica_2.1, whole genome shotgun sequence containing:
- the LOC123212199 gene encoding uncharacterized protein LOC123212199, which codes for MHLFKPHLASNTTKSRMASVEIVQATEATTRSINEPPRISFSAEFLDENSFISISPHSETSEKDQEKPRINAEFEFLSNNNGSSHTMLTADELFFEGKLLPFWQTHHSEQLNKISLKPKDAEKEVNKEAAENRASWLVDDDPSPRPPKCTVLWKELLRLKKQGGSSLSSSSSSSSTSYSSSSLTDVAATTEAKAMKEGAGSREKQQVKRVSKGLQRTRSASIRIRPIINVPLCTQVKSSAVAPPFLFKKGRLER